In Colletotrichum lupini chromosome 6, complete sequence, a single window of DNA contains:
- a CDS encoding GATA zinc finger, translated as LDINNPTTTFSANAQHTAVLPRQNQVTTALDAIIPLFTNPENPATDTHLADEDEDCDAISHPRPYAPVALFKPAPRERKVQVGRLNEPPTGCDSTTLDDFLHPTTTIDRYETTRRLAHHQRQGPWDTDAIAMEAFYPQLTPQELQRQMSQQSQQRQMQSQGQGGGHGYHQMNQGHGMSMMAGNGDSLDDIINSNNHELQRRRSIHQPYMPSNQNNQNAGADRRMSMMEFGADDNQMLNYPFQNPTMNGEFSNMAGQMGNGMNGGMDGGMTNNGGMGNSVPGNISIPGGMEAYAAQDGLQMSPTNAFTTFSPDMMSSMMPPAYANMGMPTTSSMNMYGQTSMANAFPSPLNTTANDMTMDLGADETPGTAPQSALDTPLDIDNADNEALSMGQQYRTPADNSNRPIAQVPKFGSVSSGPQTTPSTLSREVSTNSGQTSSQSPNNQSSSMATSQTAASAAPAATAETTPAMGPQTPRAESKEKNVYSKSGFDMMRALWYVATRKDPEIHLGAVDMSCAFVVCDVSLNDCPIIYVSDNFQNLTGYSRHEIVGQNCRFLQAPDAKVEAGSKREFVDDASVYNLKKKIAEGREVQQSLINYRKGGKPFLNLLTMIPIPWDDPNEVRFFVGFQIDLVECPDAISQGQDAGGVKVNYKHSDIGQYIWTPPNQNTVEAENGQTLGVDDVSTLLQQFNPKGVVSDWHKQSWDKMLLENTDDVVHVLSLKGLFLYLSPSCKRVLEYDATELVGNSLSTVCHPSDIVPVTRELKDATAGNSVNIVFRIRRKQSGYTWFESHGSLFFEHGKGRKCIILVGRKRPVFALSRRDLEAHGGIGDSELWTKISVSGMFLFVSSNIRSLLDLQPDTLIGTSMQELMRRESRAEFGRAIEKARRGKIVTCKHEVHNRRGQVLQAQTILYPGDASDGQKPTFLLAQTKLLKASSRSIAPAATPPGSVKSTSQVNQNVQLATQSTELVKAGPMSLPGGQAMHGSQDAALASDDNIFDELRTTKCSSWQFELRQMEKVNRILAEELGGLLSNKKKRKRRKGVGNVVRDCANCHTRNTPEWRRGPSGQRDLCNSCGLRWAKQVGRVSPRNSSRGGANTNADALSKKSNSPIHSSQLQNEVKASSSTPARPSDSSGNGTPATSVSVSKSHQGMPPPSQPLLEGGSGGGMTSIRE; from the exons CTCGACATCAACAACCCCACGACGACATTCTCCGCCAACGCGCAGCATACCGCGGTTCTGCCTCGCCAAAACCAAGTGACCACCGCGCTCGACGCCATTATCCCGCTCTTCACCAACCCCGAAAACCCGGCCACCGATACTCATCTGGCCGAC GAGGACGAGGATTGTGACGCGATATCGCACCCCCGACCGTATGCACCGGTGGCACTATTTAAGCCGGCGCCTCGGGAGAGAAAAGTACAAGTTGGACGGCTGAACGAACCACCCACTGGTTGCGACTCGACAACACTCGACGACTTCTTGCACCCCACCACCACTATCGACCGATACGAGACGACACGACGACTGGCCCACCATCAACGACAAGGTCCTTGGGACACCGATGCGATCGCCATGGAGGCCTTCTACCCGCAGCTCACTCCCCAAGAGCTGCAGCGACAGATGTCGCAACAGTCTCAGCAACGCCAGATGCAGAGCCAAGGCCAAGGAGGCGGCCACGGCTACCACCAAATGAACCAAGGTCATGGCATGTCAATGATGGCTGGCAACGGCGACTCGCTCGACGACATTATCAACAGTAACAACCACGAACTGCAACGGCGCCGCAGCATACACCAACCATACATGCCCTCAAACCAAAACAACCAAAACGCCGGCGCCGACAGGAGGATGTCCATGATGGAGTTCGGCGCTGATGACAACCAGATGCTCAACTATCCCTTCCAAAACCCGACCATGAACGGCGAATTCTCTAATATGGCCGGCCAAATGGGCAACGGCATGAATGGCGGCATGGACGGCGGCATGACGAATAACGGAGGGATGGGCAACAGTGTTCCCGGCAATATTTCCATACCTGGAGGCATGGAGGCGTACGCTGCCCAAGACGGACTGCAGATGTCGCCGACAAATGCATTCACCACCTTTTCTCCCGATATGATGAGTTCAATGATGCCTCCGGCGTACGCCAACATGGGTATGCCGACTACGTCAAGTATGAATATGTACGGCCAGACATCCATGGCCAACGCTTTTCCGAGCCCTCTCAACACGACCGCCAACGACATGACCATGGATCTGGGAGCCGATGAAACGCCCGGAACAGCACCACAGTCTGCCCTCGACACGCCACTAGATATCGACAACGCCGACAACGAGGCTTTGAGTATGGGCCAGCAATACCGAACGCCGGCAGACAACTCGAACAGACCAATTGCCCAAGTGCCCAAATTCGGCTCTGTTTCAAGCGGTCCTCAGACAACTCCGTCAACATTATCTCGCGAGGTGTCAACCAACTCTGGTCAGACTTCTTCGCAGTCCCCCAATAACCAATCATCATCCATGGCAACGAGCCAGACAGCAGCCTCTGCTGCACCTGCCGCAACCGCAGAGACCACTCCCGCCATGGGACCTCAAACACCTCGTGCAGAGTCCAAAGAGAAGAACGTCTACTCAAAGAGCGGCTTCGATATGATGCGGGCGTTATGGTACGTCGCTACAAGAAAGGACCCCGAGATTCACCTTGGCGCCGTTGACATGTCCTGCGCATTTGTGGTCTGTGACGTCTCACTGAATGACTGCCCGATTATCTACGTTTCCGATAACTTCCAGAACTTGACGGGTTACAGCCGTCATGAAATTGTCGGCCAAAATTGTCGATTCCTGCAAGCTCCCGATGCCAAGGTCGAAGCTGGCTCGAAGCGTGAATTCGTGGACGATGCGTCAGTCTACAATCTCAAAAAGAAGATTGCAGAAGGCCGCGAGGTTCAGCAAAGTTTGATCAACTATCGCAAGGGCGGCAAGCCTTTCCTGAATCTTTTGACAATGATCCCGATCCCGTGGGACGACCCTAACGAGGTGCGGTTCTTCGTTGGCTTTCAAATCGATCTCGTCGAATGCCCAGATGCCATCTCTCAGGGCCAGGACGCAGGCGGGGTCAAGGTCAACTACAAACATAGCGACATTGGCCAGTACATTTGGACACCCCCGAATCAAAACACTGTCGAGGCCGAAAATGGACAGACGCTGGGTGTCGACGACGTGTCTACCCTGCTACAGCAATTCAACCCCAAGGGTGTGGTGTCTGACTGGCACAAGCAGTCTTGGGATAAGATGCTTCTCGAAAACACCGACGACGTTGTCCACGTTCTTTCACTTAAAGGGCTGTTCCTCTACCTATCACCTTCTTGCAAGAGGGTCTTGGAGTACGACGCGACAGAGCTGGTGGGCAATTCCCTTTCGACCGTATGTCACCCGTCCGATATTGTGCCCGTTACCCGTGAACTCAAAGACGCCACGGCGGGCAATTCGGTCAACATTGTCTTCCGCATAAGGCGGAAACAAAGTGGCTACACGTGGTTCGAAAGCCACGGCTCATTATTCTTCGAGCACGGAAAAGGTAGAAAATGTATTATTCTGGTAGGGAGAAAACGACCCGTCTTCGCATTGAGCCGACGAGACCTCGAAGCGCACGGAGGCATTGGCGACAGCGAATTATGGACCAAGATTTCGGTATCCGGCATGTTTCTCTTCGTGTCTTCTAACATTCGGTCTTTGCTCGACTTGCAGCCAGACACCCTGATAGGCACCAGCATGCAGGAGCTCATGCGCAGAGAGAGTCGTGCCGAATTTGGGCGAGCGATCGAAAAGGCAAGGAGAGGCAAAATAGTGACATGCAAACATGAGGTTCACAATAGGAGAGGACAGGTACTTCAGGCACAAACCATTTTGTATCCTGGAGATGCCTCAGATGGTCAGAAGCCCACGTTCTTATTGGCGCAGACCAAACTTCTCAAAGCATCGTCGAGGAGCATCGCACCGGCGGCTACACCCCCAGGAAGCGTCAAATCAACCTCTCAGGTCAACCAGAACGTGCAACTCGCAACACAGAGCACCGAGCTTGTAAAGGCCGGGCCGATGTCACTTCCGGGCGGGCAAGCGATGCACGGCTCGCAGGATGCTGCTCTAGCCTCGGACGACAACATTTTCGACGAGTTGCGAACGACAAAGTGCTCCAGCTGGCAATTCGAGCTCCGCCAGATGGAGAAGGTGAATAGGATCCTTGCTGAAGAGCTGGGTGGCCTATTATCGaataagaagaagagaaagaggaGAAAGGGAGTGGGCAATGTCGTCCGCGACTGCGCCAACTGCCATACGCGCAATACGCCCGAGTGGCGACGAGGTCCTAGTGGTCAAAGAGACCTCTGCAACAGCTGCGGTTTACGCTGGGCAAAGCAG GTTGGACGGGTTTCACCGCGCAATTCGTCTCGAGGAGGCGCAAACACCAACGCAGACGCACTCAGTAAGAAGTCGAACTCGCCCATACACTCGTCTCAGCTCCAAAACGAAGTCAaggccagcagcagcacgcCAGCAAGACCTAGCGACAGTTCAGGGAATGGCACACCTGCCACGTCTGTTTCCGTCTCCAAAAGTCACCAAGGCATGCCTCCACCGAGTCAGCCTCTTCTCGAAGGCGGTAGTGGCGGCGGAATGACATCCATACGAGAATAA